A stretch of DNA from Cytobacillus luteolus:
CATTATTTATGTGAGAATTTCTTTGCACACATTAGAAGAAAGGAAGTATAGTACATTGTCTAGGAAGAGAAAGAAATTTTATAACGAGTTGTTCTACCATGTTGTTTCACGAGGTGTAAGGAGAGAGGCAATTTTTATTAATCACTCAGATTTTTCAGCCTTTTTATACATACTCAATCAAACCTATGATCAATTCTCCTATGAATTACCTTCTTACTGTCTCATGAATAACCACTATCATCTCCTGATACGAATCAAATCCCATTCCTTAGCCGAGTTTATGCATTGCTTAAACAAAAGATATGCAAGTTATTTTAATAATAAATATGGTTATTCAGGAAGAGTCTTTGACCATAATTATTTTTCCAGTGCCATTTATACTTATGAGAGTCTCTTAAAAGTTAGTAAGTATATCCATTTGAATCCTCTTAGAGCCCACCTTGTCAAAGACCTCGTAGATTATCCTTGGAGTAGCTATTCCTTCTATAAGTCAGGTAATGTATATCCACCGACCTTTATTCCTATCGCCCATTTGCTCGATACATTCAACGGAACAATAAATGAACAGAGAAGAAGCTATTGTGATTTTGTGGAAGAGTAATTCGACAACACCGTGGCATTTGTCGAATTAGGACTAACCCCAAAAGTAACCGACAAAGTACAGGGCAATTGCTGAATAATTCGTCACTATTCGACATCAATGTCAATATATGTCGGTAAAAACTTTGTTGATATTGGAATTATTTTGAAGGTCAAAGCTACAATTTGTCGAATTAAACTTAAGGAAACTAGGAGGTGGCAAATGGATAGGAATTATAACATTCAAGAGTTAGTACAACAATCCCAGCTATCATTACAGCATTTTGAAGAAAATTACGGCCAACAACTTGCACCTTTTCAGCAAAAAATCTTTATGATTGGATTTGCATTAGGGAAAGTCGAACAAGGTAAAACCTCTGTTGATACGATAGCTTTGAAGAGGTTGATAATGGAAGGGATATAGTAGTAATATTTGCACCCAGGTTGGTGCATTTTTTGTTAGATTTGCCGCTTAAGTAAAAACTCTAAGTAACACTTAATATTTTTTACTATAGAAGTAGTGTAAAACTATCATAACAAGAGTTTTTCCTTTTAAAAATTAATGCTTTTTCCATTTCTATCATATAAAATGTAAGGTAGTTAATTCGGAAATAAAAAAAGTGAGGAAGGTTACTACTATGAAAACGGCAATAGTTACCGATAGTACAGCTTACATCCCAAATGAATTGCGTGAAAAATACAATATACATATGATCCCCCTAAGTGTAAATTTTGGAGTCGAATCGTACCGTGAAGAGATTGATATCACAGCAGATCAATTCTTCGAGGAAATAAAAGCAAAGAGTGAATTACCAACAACCTCACAGCCACCTGTTGGTGAATTTGTTGAGCTTTTTGAAAAGTTAGGACATGACCATGATGCTGTAATTAGTATCCACCTATCAAGCGGAATTAGTGGTACATATCAAGGAGCTGTTTCAGCTGGTGAAATGGTTGAGAATGTAAAAGTGTTTACATTTGACTCTGAGATTAGCTGTATGGTTCAGGGTTTCTATGCATTAGAGGGGGCTGAGTTAGCTCAAGAAGGCAAAACGGCTGAAGAAATCATGGCACGCCTTGAAGAAATGAAAACGACAATGAAAGCCTATTTTATGGTCGATGATTTAACGAATCTTCAACGTGGTGGACGCTTAAGTGGTGCACAAGCATTTGTAGGTAGTTTATTACAAGTGAAACCAATCCTTCACTTCCAAGATAAAGTGATCGTTCCTTTTGAAAAAATTCGTACCCGTAAAAAAGCATTAAAACGTTTGTTTGAATTGTTTGATGAAGTGGCAAGCTCAAATGAACCAATGCGCGCAGTGCTTATCCATGCAAATCGTCCGGAAGAAGCAGAGGAGCTTAAAACAGAACTTGCTCAAAAATACCCGAATGTAGAATTTTTAATCAGCTACTTTGGTCCAGTTATTGGTACGCACCTTGGAGAAGGTGCAATTGGACTAGGTTGGTATAAACGATAAAATATCTGACGCCTTGTCATTTCTTTAGGCAAGGCGTTATTTTTAAAAATATAAAGGAGAACAAAATGAGATTTGTTGAAACTAATGGATTACTTACCCCAGAACTACTAATCACTACCACGCAGGACCCCGTTAAAATTAGCAAAATTCCACAAATACTAACTCCAGAGCTAAACCTACATTATCCATTCACTAATGAACTTCAAACACACCTCCAAGGAAAACAACTACTCTTAGACGAACTACCATTCTCTCTCTCACAACTTTATGAACATTACTTAAATGGGTATATTTCCTTTAGAAAAGGGATTCTAAACCAAAATAAAATACTTAATTGTACAAGGTGCGGTAACGAAGACCCAGCCCTGTTTGCTTCCTTTGATTGCGCACGTTGTCACACCCATTGTAACTATTGTCGAAAGTGTATAACGATGGGCAGAATTAGTGAATGTACACCTTTAATCTCATGGACTGGTCCAGAATCATCATTCCCTCCTCCCGACCAAATCCTCACCTGGTCAGGTACTCTTTCTCAAGGCCAGCAAACAGCTTCAGATAAAGTTGTAGAAGCAATTCAGAACAACTCGAATCTACTTGTTTGGGCTGTATGTGGTGCAGGGAAAACAGAAGTGCTTTTTAAGGGAATCGAAACAGCTCTTTATTCTAAAAAGAACGTATGTATAGCAACTCCAAGGACAGACGTTGTTATTGAACTTGCTCCCCGAATAAAGGATTCATTCAATACCATTGATGTTATCGCCCTTTACGGAGGCAGCGAAGACCGCACAAAAACAGCCCCAATAACGATCACAACCACCCACCAGCTGCTCCGATATTATCAGGCTTTTGACGTAATCATTATTGATGAAGTGGATGCATTTCCTTACTCAGTCGAACCGATGCTTCAGTATGCAGTAGAGCAAGCGAAAAAGAAAAACTCGACTACTATTAATCTCACAGCAACACCGAATCAACAATGGCAGCGTGAGTTAAAAAAAGGAACCCGACCAACAGTAACCATACCTGCAAGATATCACCGTCATCCTCTGCCAGTTCCACAATTCAAGTGGTGTGGAAATTGGCGGAAACACTTGAAAAAGGACAAGCTACCTCCAACTTTGTTAGGATGGATTAATTTTCATCTATCCATCAACAAACAAGGTTTTCTATTTGTACCGAGAATTGATTTACTAGAACAAATCGTCATTATTTTAAAAAAGCTCAATAATAGAATAGAAGGGGTCCATGCTGAAGATCCATTTAGAAAGGAGAAAGTCACTTCCTTTAGAAAAGGAGAAATCCCAATCCTAGTCACAACAACCATTTTAGAAAGAGGAGTAACTGTCCCTAATATTGATGTTGCAGTATTAGGTTCCGAAGATCAAATTTTCACAGAAAGCGCACTTGTTCAAATTTCAGGAAGGGTAGGACGTAGTGCAAAGTATCCTACAGGAGACATCATTTTTTATCATTATGGAAAAACAAAAGCAATGCTAGCTGCAAAACGTCAGATACAAAATATGAACAAAGAAGCAGTTGAGCAAAATCTACTAAATTAGCATTTCCACTTTCTGTTATTCTGTGGCATAATGTAATCATATTTACTTTAAGGTGGTAGAGTGATGATGTTGGTGAAAAATGCGATGGAACCATTAGTAGCAGAGGTTTTAAATGATAATTGGCAATTGATCAATATGCCATGTAAATGCGAACAATGCAAAAACGATGTCTTCGCGCTAGCATTAAACCTAATTCCCCCACGTTATGTGTCAAAAGCAAATGGATATGCGTATGTGAAGGCGCAGTATTTTGACAAACAGATGCATGCGAATATATTAGTGAAAATTGGAGAAGCAACTAGAAAAGTTTCAGAACAGCCGCAATGTGATAACTATACTAAGGAGGGTGTTAATGCTTAGCTGCCTTATATGTAATGGTCCCCTGATCTGTACTAATACCTGGGGGAAGCTACTATCTCTGTCTAATTCTTCTTCACTATGTGAACAATGCTCCAGTAAACTAGAAAAAATCAAAGGTGAAACCTGCTCAATTTGTGACCGTCCTTTTTCTAATCTAGCTCCCGAATACCGCCAAGAAAATACATGCCTTGATTGTATGAAGTGGCAAAAGGACAATCGATGGCAGGATATCCTTATTAAAAACAGATCCGTCTACACCTATAATCCCTTTTTAAAAGAAACCCTTTCCCTATTCAAATTTCGTGGTGACCACGCAATCTCACAAATCTTTAAGCAAGACTTTAAAAGAACCTTCACTAAACACTTCGATAAAAAATCTATCATAGTCCCGATTCCACTCAGTAATGAACGATTATATGAACGAGGTTTTAACCAGGCGAAAGTGCTTGCTGAATTACTTCACCTACCCATTAGCGAACCCCTAACTCGAATCCACCTTGAAAAACAATCAAAAAAGTCCCGAAGCGAAAGACTCCGAACAACTAACATATTCCACTTAAAAGAATCAATTAAGTTAAAAGGGGCAGAGATTGTTTTAATCGATGATATATATACAACTGGCACAACACTCCGTCATGCTGCAGAAATATTGAAAGAAGCAGGAGCTCTATCTGTATCCTCCCTTACATTAGCTAGAGGTTAAACTTTTACCAATCGACAATTCCCAACAAATTTCTTCTTTATATATCACTCAATTAACCGATATAATACTTACAGAGATATTTTTAGGGGGAACCGGAAAAATGGCACTAACAAATTGTCCAAACTGTAATGCTTTATTTGTAAAAACAAATCTTCGTGATGTATGTGAAGCATGTTATAAAGAAGAAGAAAAACAATTTGAAACGGTATATCAATTTATTCGCAAACGTGAAAACCGCACAGCAACAATGTTACAGGTAGTAGAAGCGACTGAGGTTGAGGAAGAGTTGATTTTAAAATTTATAAGAACAGGACGTTTAAAACTAGCGAACTTTCCTAATTTAGGGTATCCATGTCAGAAGTGTGGAACGCTAATTAGAGAAGGTAAATTATGTGGGCATTGTTCTTCGGATATACGTTCTCAACTTTCTGAGCTAGAAAAAGAGCAAGTAAGACAACGCGAAATTAAGGATCGTAATAAAACAACATACTTCAGCTAATTTTTAGCGTGAAATGTAAACTTTTTTAATTCATAGCCGATACTAAGAGTAGAAAGAATTGATGCGGTTATGAAAGTGAGGAAAACGTCATGAAAATTAACAATCTTGGTCCAACGGGAATTAATCCATATAAAAAACAAATGAACAAAATGGCGGCTGTTGAAAGTAAGGCTTCTAAAGCAGATAAAGTAGAGATCTCTTCAGAAGCTAAACAACTGCAAGAAACTTCACCTGTAACGGTAGCTAGACAAGAGAGAGTAGATGCATTAACTAAACAAGTACAAAGTGGAAACTACAAAATTGATGCAAATGCCATCGCAAAAAGCGTATATGATTTTTATACAAAATAAGAAATCAGTAATTACTAATTACTGATTTCATTATGTTCATTGAGGAGGGGGAAGAATGTCGACTGAACAATTAGTAAAAACATTACAAAAGCTAGCTGTTTTGCATGAGCACTTATTAACGATTGCCAAACAAAAATCAGACATACTAAAAAATGGCGACATTGATGCCCTCAACCAACAAATGAAAGAAGAACAGAAATACGTACTTGCTATAAAACAAATCGAAAATGAGCGGATAATGCAAGTTCAACATCTTTTAGAAAATTATAGACTCAGAGACGAAGAGTATACACTAACAAAAGTGATTGAAATCTCAAAAGAACCTTTCAAACAAAGGTTAATTGATATCCAGCAAAAACTAGTATATATCCTTGATGAACTTAAGCAAGTAAATGCTTTAAACCAGCAACTAACACATCAGTCACTACAGTTTGTGAATGTGACACTAGATATGTTGAGGCCGGAAATAACAACAACAAACTATGGTCACCCCGAAAAAAAACAAAAAGACGAACACAGTAACCGCTCGATGTTCGATTCAAAAGCGTAAGGTAGGAGGAAAAAGAAATGCGTTCAACCTTTCATGGTTTAGAAACTGCCCGCCGAGGTATGTTTACACAGCAAGGAGCATTACACACAACTGGACATAACATTGCAAATGCGAACACACCTGGATATACACGCCAACGTGTTAATTTCGTGCAGACTTCCCCTTACCCTACAGCTGCAATGAATCGACCACAAATTCCAGGTCAAATGGGAACAGGGGTAGAAGCAGGCACTGTACAACGTATTCGTGAAAGCTTTTTAGACGTTCAATATCGTAATGAAAATAATAAAGTGGGTTACTACGAGTCACGTTCGAACGCTCTTCAGAAAATGGAAGAAATCATGAATGAGCCATCTGAGGCTGGATTATCAGTAACACTAGACCGTTTTTGGCAGTCGCTTCAAGACTTAGCGGTCAACCCGTCAAATGCTGGAGCACGTTCAGTTGTTCGCCAACGTGGGATTGCAGTAGCTGAAACTTTTAATTATCTATCAAGTTCGTTAACTGGTATTCAAAAAGATTTAAAGAATGAGATAACTGCTGTTGGAACGGAGGTAAACTCCATTGCAAGGCAAATACACACCATTAACAAACAAATAGGTGATATTGAACCGCATGGTTACTTACCTAATGATTTGTACGATGAACGTGATAGATTGCTAGATAGTTTATCAAAGCTTGTTAATATTAAGGTTACTCCAGAGGCAAGCGGTGGAAATTCCTTAAATATTGCTGAAGGTAAATTTAAAGTTGATATAGTAGATGCTGCTGGTAATTCAATTGCTACTCTAGTAGATCCTGCAGCTGCAGATATTAATGAGTTACAGGTAAATTATAATAGCAATGGCCTGGTTGACAGTGTTACTGTCGGAGGAACAACCGTTCCGTTAGATAGTAAAGCTGGAAGCTTAACTAGTCTAATCCATTCATATGGTTATATGGATAATGGCCAGGAAAAAGGCTTATATCCTGATATGCTACGTGATCTTGACGAAATGGCCTTTGAATTTTCGAAAGAGTTTAATAGAGTTCATAGTGATGGCTGGAATATCACTAGCATTAATTCGGATCCGCAAACACATACAGGAAGTAATTTCTTTGCATATGATTCTAACGTTGCATCACCAACTGATACCAATAAAAAAGGGGCAGCATCAGCACTTATTTTAAGCACAGATATTAAGAATTCACTAGATAATATTGCAGCGGCCTCTGCTCCTCAAACGGGTAACAAGGCATTCCTAGGTGATGGAAGCAATGCAATCGCTCTAGCGGAGGTTAAAAACAAAAACTTAACGTTAGGTGGTAACTCTACCAATTTACAAAACTACTATGAAGGTATGATAGGCGAAATGGCCGTACTTTCTCAGGAAGCAAGACGTATTACGAACAATAGCGTAGTTTTACGTGAATCAGTAGAAAACCGCCGCCAATCGGTAAGTGGTGTTTCACTAGATGAAGAGATGACAAATATGATTAAATTCCAGCATGCATATAACGCCTCTGCTCGTATGATTACGGTTACTGATGAAATGCTTGATAAAATTATTAACGGTATGGGTGTTGTAGGAAGGTAGGTAGATAAATAATGCGAATTACTCAAAATATGTTAGCCAATAACTCACTTCGTCATCTTAGTAAAAGTTATGAACGCATGGGTGTCTACCAAGACCAACTTGCAACTGGAAAAAAAATTAACCGACCATCTGATGACCCAGTTGTTGCGATGAAAGGGATGCACTATCGAACCAATCTAACTGAGATTGAGCAATACAAACGTAACCTATCGGAAGTGTATGCTTGGATGGAAAATTCAGACTCGAGTTTAGACCATGCAAATTCGGTGCTTCATCGTGTGAATGAACTCACTCTTCAAGGGAAAAATGGTACTAACAGCCCTGAAGACCGCCAGGCAATTGCTAGAGAGATTGAACAGCTAATGCAGGACGTGAAAACTGTTGCAAATACGCAGGTTGCAGGAAAATATATCTTTAATGGAATAAACATAAATGAAGCACCCGTGTCAGGAGATAACACTTTAATAGTTACTCAAAATACTCAACCCTTTGAGGTTGAAGTATCAAAAGGAGTAAAATTAAAAGCGAATATTAACCCTAGTAACGTGTTTTCTCAAGATCTATTCAACACTTTACAACAAATTAAAGAAGGATTAGAAACGAATGATATTTCTAATATGGATGACCTTCTAAATCAACTAAGTGGACATCAGGAAAGTTTATCAGCAGAACGCTCAGAGCTTGGTGCACGTTACAATCGGTTAGAATTAGTTGAATCTCGTATTGATGTACAAACTATTATTGCTTCAAGAATACTTTCAGATAATGAAGATGCAGATATTGAGAAGGTAATAACAGATTTAAAAATTCAGGAATCTGTACACCGCGCGGCCTTAGGTGTTGGCGCACGAATTATCCAGCCATCTTTATTAGACTTTTTACGTTAAGCTATCTTAAAGATAGCTTTTTTACTAGGGAGTGATTTAATTGCAACTACCGCAGATTCGATTAGAAAGCAAATATGCTAAAATTGGAATGAGAACCTCAAAGCCGGTACAGGATATTCAACAAACACCAGCTGATCTATCAATCAAACAACTTAAAGCTGATTTGAAAATAAGAACACTTCCTGGAAAATTAACAATCGACCAAACACAGGCAAGAGCCGACGTGGATTTAAAAAGTATTGCTCGACGAATCGAAGAATTTTCTAATGAAGGATACCAAGCTTTGCTAGATGGAATTGCTAGAAGAGCTCAGGAGGGTGACCAAATAATGAAAGTTGAAAACGGTGGCCATCCGATAGCAGAACAAGCAGAAGTGAATAGTAAGAACCCTATATATGATTTTAATATTGGGTGGGTTCCATCACATGGGAGCGTTAAGATAAATTATTTACCTAGTGAAGTAAACATAGATGTTACTGTTAATAAACCTATTATTGAGCCAGGAATTAATAAAGCCAAAACAGGCTATACCCCGGGAAAAACAAATATTTACTTAGAACAACAGAATTCGCTTGTGATCGATTTTGATAACTTAAGGTTCATTGGGATAAACTATGAACAGAAAATCTAAGTGTAATAAGGTAGTGATAAAATGAAAATACAATCAAAGTATCATG
This window harbors:
- a CDS encoding transposase, with protein sequence MRISLHTLEERKYSTLSRKRKKFYNELFYHVVSRGVRREAIFINHSDFSAFLYILNQTYDQFSYELPSYCLMNNHYHLLIRIKSHSLAEFMHCLNKRYASYFNNKYGYSGRVFDHNYFSSAIYTYESLLKVSKYIHLNPLRAHLVKDLVDYPWSSYSFYKSGNVYPPTFIPIAHLLDTFNGTINEQRRSYCDFVEE
- a CDS encoding DegV family protein, which codes for MKTAIVTDSTAYIPNELREKYNIHMIPLSVNFGVESYREEIDITADQFFEEIKAKSELPTTSQPPVGEFVELFEKLGHDHDAVISIHLSSGISGTYQGAVSAGEMVENVKVFTFDSEISCMVQGFYALEGAELAQEGKTAEEIMARLEEMKTTMKAYFMVDDLTNLQRGGRLSGAQAFVGSLLQVKPILHFQDKVIVPFEKIRTRKKALKRLFELFDEVASSNEPMRAVLIHANRPEEAEELKTELAQKYPNVEFLISYFGPVIGTHLGEGAIGLGWYKR
- a CDS encoding DEAD/DEAH box helicase; translated protein: MRFVETNGLLTPELLITTTQDPVKISKIPQILTPELNLHYPFTNELQTHLQGKQLLLDELPFSLSQLYEHYLNGYISFRKGILNQNKILNCTRCGNEDPALFASFDCARCHTHCNYCRKCITMGRISECTPLISWTGPESSFPPPDQILTWSGTLSQGQQTASDKVVEAIQNNSNLLVWAVCGAGKTEVLFKGIETALYSKKNVCIATPRTDVVIELAPRIKDSFNTIDVIALYGGSEDRTKTAPITITTTHQLLRYYQAFDVIIIDEVDAFPYSVEPMLQYAVEQAKKKNSTTINLTATPNQQWQRELKKGTRPTVTIPARYHRHPLPVPQFKWCGNWRKHLKKDKLPPTLLGWINFHLSINKQGFLFVPRIDLLEQIVIILKKLNNRIEGVHAEDPFRKEKVTSFRKGEIPILVTTTILERGVTVPNIDVAVLGSEDQIFTESALVQISGRVGRSAKYPTGDIIFYHYGKTKAMLAAKRQIQNMNKEAVEQNLLN
- a CDS encoding late competence development ComFB family protein; protein product: MMLVKNAMEPLVAEVLNDNWQLINMPCKCEQCKNDVFALALNLIPPRYVSKANGYAYVKAQYFDKQMHANILVKIGEATRKVSEQPQCDNYTKEGVNA
- a CDS encoding ComF family protein, with translation MLSCLICNGPLICTNTWGKLLSLSNSSSLCEQCSSKLEKIKGETCSICDRPFSNLAPEYRQENTCLDCMKWQKDNRWQDILIKNRSVYTYNPFLKETLSLFKFRGDHAISQIFKQDFKRTFTKHFDKKSIIVPIPLSNERLYERGFNQAKVLAELLHLPISEPLTRIHLEKQSKKSRSERLRTTNIFHLKESIKLKGAEIVLIDDIYTTGTTLRHAAEILKEAGALSVSSLTLARG
- a CDS encoding TIGR03826 family flagellar region protein, whose translation is MALTNCPNCNALFVKTNLRDVCEACYKEEEKQFETVYQFIRKRENRTATMLQVVEATEVEEELILKFIRTGRLKLANFPNLGYPCQKCGTLIREGKLCGHCSSDIRSQLSELEKEQVRQREIKDRNKTTYFS
- the flgM gene encoding flagellar biosynthesis anti-sigma factor FlgM gives rise to the protein MKINNLGPTGINPYKKQMNKMAAVESKASKADKVEISSEAKQLQETSPVTVARQERVDALTKQVQSGNYKIDANAIAKSVYDFYTK
- a CDS encoding flagellar protein FlgN, which gives rise to MSTEQLVKTLQKLAVLHEHLLTIAKQKSDILKNGDIDALNQQMKEEQKYVLAIKQIENERIMQVQHLLENYRLRDEEYTLTKVIEISKEPFKQRLIDIQQKLVYILDELKQVNALNQQLTHQSLQFVNVTLDMLRPEITTTNYGHPEKKQKDEHSNRSMFDSKA
- the flgK gene encoding flagellar hook-associated protein FlgK; protein product: MRSTFHGLETARRGMFTQQGALHTTGHNIANANTPGYTRQRVNFVQTSPYPTAAMNRPQIPGQMGTGVEAGTVQRIRESFLDVQYRNENNKVGYYESRSNALQKMEEIMNEPSEAGLSVTLDRFWQSLQDLAVNPSNAGARSVVRQRGIAVAETFNYLSSSLTGIQKDLKNEITAVGTEVNSIARQIHTINKQIGDIEPHGYLPNDLYDERDRLLDSLSKLVNIKVTPEASGGNSLNIAEGKFKVDIVDAAGNSIATLVDPAAADINELQVNYNSNGLVDSVTVGGTTVPLDSKAGSLTSLIHSYGYMDNGQEKGLYPDMLRDLDEMAFEFSKEFNRVHSDGWNITSINSDPQTHTGSNFFAYDSNVASPTDTNKKGAASALILSTDIKNSLDNIAAASAPQTGNKAFLGDGSNAIALAEVKNKNLTLGGNSTNLQNYYEGMIGEMAVLSQEARRITNNSVVLRESVENRRQSVSGVSLDEEMTNMIKFQHAYNASARMITVTDEMLDKIINGMGVVGR
- the flgL gene encoding flagellar hook-associated protein FlgL, which codes for MRITQNMLANNSLRHLSKSYERMGVYQDQLATGKKINRPSDDPVVAMKGMHYRTNLTEIEQYKRNLSEVYAWMENSDSSLDHANSVLHRVNELTLQGKNGTNSPEDRQAIAREIEQLMQDVKTVANTQVAGKYIFNGININEAPVSGDNTLIVTQNTQPFEVEVSKGVKLKANINPSNVFSQDLFNTLQQIKEGLETNDISNMDDLLNQLSGHQESLSAERSELGARYNRLELVESRIDVQTIIASRILSDNEDADIEKVITDLKIQESVHRAALGVGARIIQPSLLDFLR
- a CDS encoding DUF6470 family protein, with the protein product MQLPQIRLESKYAKIGMRTSKPVQDIQQTPADLSIKQLKADLKIRTLPGKLTIDQTQARADVDLKSIARRIEEFSNEGYQALLDGIARRAQEGDQIMKVENGGHPIAEQAEVNSKNPIYDFNIGWVPSHGSVKINYLPSEVNIDVTVNKPIIEPGINKAKTGYTPGKTNIYLEQQNSLVIDFDNLRFIGINYEQKI